A region of Clostridium acetobutylicum ATCC 824 DNA encodes the following proteins:
- a CDS encoding TetR/AcrR family transcriptional regulator, translated as MARKSPEDREKEIIEAAIKVFSEKGYNASTTSEISKKAGIAEGTIFRYFKNKKALLARIIMFSSKLIGKSIITTRLEKIIRDNKDKSLKEVLKLIMIDRIELLEKNKEIFKIVFTEIQYQEDLKEQFMENIILTVKEMIEGHILHNDFKEKFKDLDLMVMVRTFIGCVVMYVVQKSIFPELIKLDRERQVDQMVEMMLYGVINTK; from the coding sequence ATGGCGAGAAAATCACCTGAAGATAGAGAAAAAGAAATAATTGAGGCGGCAATTAAAGTTTTTTCTGAAAAAGGCTATAATGCTTCCACAACAAGTGAAATTTCAAAAAAGGCAGGTATAGCAGAAGGAACTATATTTAGATATTTTAAAAATAAGAAAGCTCTTTTAGCTAGAATAATAATGTTTTCATCAAAATTAATAGGTAAAAGTATTATAACAACCAGATTAGAAAAAATAATAAGGGACAATAAAGATAAAAGTCTAAAAGAAGTGCTTAAGCTAATAATGATTGATAGAATAGAGCTTTTGGAAAAAAATAAAGAGATTTTTAAAATTGTTTTTACAGAAATACAGTATCAAGAAGATTTAAAGGAACAATTCATGGAGAACATAATCTTAACTGTAAAGGAAATGATAGAGGGCCATATTTTACATAATGATTTTAAAGAGAAATTTAAAGACTTAGATTTAATGGTTATGGTCAGAACTTTTATAGGATGTGTAGTTATGTATGTTGTGCAAAAATCAATTTTCCCTGAACTAATAAAGCTTGATAGAGAAAGGCAGGTTGATCAAATGGTGGAAATGATGTTGTATGGAGTTATTAACACTAAATAG
- a CDS encoding Ig-like domain-containing protein has product MKKLKCKSLLSALACLTLLFTIIPVNAYKADTTVGITYDAHVQNIGWQNPWSSNGEEIGTDGKGLRVEAFKLKLTNAPSDAKIEYQAHVQNIGWQDWVSNGLEAGTDGKGLRVEALRIKLDNMPDYRVEYCAHVENIGWQDWVSDGAEAGTDGKGLRVEALKIRIVKKSHPDAVTLNKATENLTVGDTDTLSATVTPNNAENKSITWSSSNSNIVSVNNSGKISALAEGNAVITALTVDGQKAASCNVNVSKGDYPRVQYQTHVQNIGWQDPVTDGAEAGTEGQSLRIEALKLNILNAPVGAKINYQTHVENIGWQTPVSNGLEAGTDGKGLRIEALKISLENMPGYSIQYQTYVQNIGWQNWVSDGAEAGTDGQGLRIEALKIKIIKSINVASISLNKSTDTLTVGDTDSLSASFNPSNATNKNLSWTSSDPSKVYVDSNGKITAFGPGNAIITATSNDGNKQATCTVTVNQRVNTNPNEVTFADKNLDSAVRAVLNKPTGTLYKSDVLQIQSIDLTGKGLRSLNGIENLTNLQTLYLANNYIIDIAPLKNLTNLNTLVLDDNSVSDLSPLSSLNNLKSLSLPQNNFSDITPLKNLINLNHLDFSYNNVIDITPLKNLTNLVTLLASYNNINDISAITNVGNLQILGLNSNKINNLTPLNTLTNLNTLYISNNLVTHEGINTLKTALPNCTVIGDNEPSQ; this is encoded by the coding sequence TTGAAGAAATTAAAATGTAAAAGTCTATTATCTGCTTTAGCGTGCCTTACTTTACTTTTCACTATAATTCCTGTAAACGCATACAAAGCTGATACTACCGTGGGAATAACCTATGATGCCCACGTTCAAAATATTGGTTGGCAAAATCCTTGGTCCAGTAATGGCGAGGAAATTGGCACTGATGGTAAGGGTCTTCGTGTTGAAGCTTTTAAACTCAAACTTACAAATGCACCTTCTGATGCTAAAATAGAGTACCAAGCTCATGTTCAAAATATCGGCTGGCAAGACTGGGTTAGTAATGGTTTAGAGGCTGGCACTGACGGCAAAGGTCTTCGTGTTGAGGCTCTTAGAATAAAACTAGATAACATGCCTGACTATAGAGTAGAATACTGTGCTCATGTTGAAAATATTGGATGGCAAGATTGGGTATCTGATGGTGCTGAGGCTGGTACTGATGGCAAAGGTCTTCGTGTTGAAGCTCTTAAAATTAGAATAGTAAAGAAATCTCATCCCGATGCTGTCACTCTTAACAAAGCTACTGAAAATTTAACTGTAGGTGATACAGATACATTGTCTGCAACGGTTACACCAAATAATGCAGAAAACAAAAGCATAACTTGGTCATCTTCTAATTCTAATATAGTTTCTGTTAATAATAGTGGTAAGATAAGCGCACTAGCCGAGGGAAATGCTGTAATTACTGCTTTAACCGTTGATGGTCAAAAGGCAGCTTCCTGTAATGTAAATGTGTCCAAAGGTGATTATCCTAGGGTTCAATACCAAACTCATGTGCAAAATATTGGTTGGCAGGACCCGGTTACTGATGGTGCTGAGGCTGGCACTGAAGGCCAGAGCCTTAGAATCGAAGCTCTTAAGCTAAATATTTTAAACGCACCTGTTGGCGCTAAAATAAATTATCAAACTCATGTTGAAAATATTGGCTGGCAAACTCCCGTTAGTAATGGTCTAGAGGCTGGCACTGATGGTAAAGGTTTAAGAATCGAAGCTCTCAAAATAAGCCTTGAAAATATGCCCGGATATTCAATTCAATATCAAACTTATGTTCAAAATATTGGCTGGCAAAACTGGGTATCTGATGGTGCCGAGGCTGGCACTGACGGCCAAGGCCTTAGAATTGAGGCTCTTAAAATAAAAATAATAAAATCAATTAATGTTGCTTCCATTAGTTTAAACAAAAGTACAGATACTTTAACTGTTGGAGATACGGATTCACTATCTGCATCTTTTAATCCAAGCAACGCTACAAACAAAAATTTATCTTGGACTTCTTCTGATCCTTCAAAGGTTTATGTAGATTCTAATGGTAAAATCACAGCTTTTGGTCCAGGAAATGCTATAATTACAGCGACTTCAAATGATGGCAATAAACAAGCCACTTGTACAGTTACTGTAAATCAAAGGGTAAATACTAACCCCAATGAGGTTACCTTTGCTGATAAAAACCTAGATAGTGCCGTTAGAGCTGTATTAAATAAGCCAACCGGTACTCTATATAAAAGTGATGTGCTTCAAATTCAGTCTATAGATTTAACCGGAAAAGGTCTTCGCAGTTTAAACGGTATTGAAAATCTTACTAATCTTCAAACACTTTATTTGGCAAATAACTACATTATTGACATAGCACCACTTAAAAACTTGACTAATTTAAATACTTTAGTACTTGATGATAATAGCGTTAGTGATCTTAGTCCATTATCTAGCTTAAATAATTTAAAGAGCTTAAGCTTACCTCAAAACAATTTTAGCGATATTACACCTCTCAAGAATTTGATTAACTTAAATCACCTTGATTTCAGTTACAATAATGTTATTGATATAACTCCGCTTAAAAATCTAACTAATTTAGTTACATTACTAGCTTCCTATAACAACATAAATGATATATCCGCCATAACTAATGTAGGCAATCTACAAATACTTGGATTAAACTCTAACAAAATTAATAACCTTACACCCCTGAATACATTAACAAACTTAAACACACTTTATATTAGTAATAACCTCGTAACTCACGAAGGTATAAATACCTTAAAGACAGCATTACCTAATTGCACTGTTATTGGAGACAATGAACCATCACAATAG
- a CDS encoding leucine-rich repeat domain-containing protein, producing MKKLKTKHLITALACLVSLSTFAYTNTCKAAADEAPTVGVTYDAHVQNIGWQNWVSDGEEAGTDGKNLSLEALKINLTNAPSDAKILYQSHVQNFGWQDWVYDGAETGTDGKCLRLEAIRIKLENLPGYSVEYQTHVQNIGWQAPVSDGAIAGTVGQGLRVEAIRIRLVKNVPVTSIALNKETDTLSSGDSDTLTATITPSNASNKNINWTSSDNSIVSVDNSGKITAIAEGSGTATATITAASSDSQKTATCVVTVNKRTPITFKDNNLETSIRNMINKPTGSLYKEDVQGITSFYNTNPNIHYLDGIENLSNLEFLTFSNTPIKDLTPLKSLTKLKHLQLDNVTINDFTPIASLTNLTNLSLQNTGLSDLSVLNNLTNLKDLFLGNNNISNIDALANLHNLTTVSLLGNHIKNINSLANLYNLNLIDLSYNIITDLSSLANLSNLNKLYLSNNNLENISSLNKLSNLQTLDISNTLVNKSDVDSLQAALPNCLIKYNY from the coding sequence TTGAAAAAGCTAAAAACAAAACACTTAATAACTGCATTGGCATGTCTAGTTTCTCTTTCTACTTTTGCTTATACAAATACCTGTAAAGCAGCCGCTGACGAAGCTCCTACTGTGGGTGTAACTTACGATGCTCATGTTCAAAACATTGGTTGGCAAAACTGGGTATCTGATGGCGAAGAGGCTGGTACTGATGGCAAAAATCTTAGTCTTGAAGCATTAAAAATTAATCTTACCAATGCACCCAGTGATGCTAAAATATTATACCAATCTCACGTACAGAACTTTGGTTGGCAGGATTGGGTTTATGACGGTGCTGAAACTGGAACCGACGGAAAATGCCTTCGACTTGAGGCAATAAGGATAAAGCTTGAGAATCTTCCTGGATATTCAGTTGAATACCAGACTCATGTCCAGAACATTGGTTGGCAAGCTCCTGTTAGCGATGGTGCAATAGCCGGAACTGTAGGACAAGGTCTTAGGGTTGAAGCTATTAGAATTAGACTTGTAAAAAATGTACCTGTTACTTCAATTGCCTTAAATAAAGAAACTGATACTTTATCTAGTGGAGATTCAGATACATTGACTGCTACCATAACACCAAGTAATGCTTCCAATAAAAACATAAATTGGACTTCTTCTGATAACAGCATAGTTTCTGTTGATAATTCAGGTAAAATAACTGCCATTGCAGAAGGTAGCGGTACTGCTACAGCAACTATTACCGCTGCATCTAGCGACAGTCAAAAAACCGCAACCTGTGTTGTTACTGTAAATAAAAGAACTCCTATAACCTTTAAAGATAACAATTTAGAAACTAGCATAAGAAATATGATAAATAAACCAACTGGCTCTTTATATAAAGAGGATGTGCAAGGCATAACTTCTTTTTACAATACTAATCCAAACATACACTACCTAGATGGAATTGAAAATCTTTCAAATCTTGAGTTTCTTACTTTTAGTAATACCCCTATAAAAGATTTAACTCCACTTAAATCCCTAACCAAACTAAAACATTTGCAACTTGATAATGTTACTATAAACGATTTTACTCCAATAGCTAGCCTAACTAACTTAACTAATTTATCTCTTCAAAATACTGGGCTTAGCGATTTAAGTGTACTTAATAACCTAACGAATTTAAAAGATTTATTTTTAGGTAATAACAATATTAGTAATATTGACGCCTTAGCTAATCTACACAATTTAACTACTGTATCTCTTTTAGGAAACCATATTAAAAATATTAATTCACTTGCTAACTTATATAATTTAAACCTCATTGATTTATCTTATAACATTATTACTGATTTATCTAGCTTAGCTAACTTATCTAATTTAAACAAGCTCTATCTATCAAATAACAATTTAGAAAATATTAGCTCATTAAATAAGCTGTCAAATTTACAAACTCTTGATATTTCAAATACTCTTGTAAATAAATCTGATGTAGATTCACTCCAAGCCGCTTTACCTAACTGTTTAATAAAATATAATTACTAA
- a CDS encoding leucine-rich repeat domain-containing protein, with protein MNRFKIKYLLATLACFVSFSAFTCTSSVKADTTDTTPHVTYDAHVENIGWQDPWSKDGAEIGTDGKGLRVEALKIKLLNAPAGAKISYQAHVQNVGWQDWVSDGTEAGTDGKGLRVEALKIKLENMPGYSIQYQAHVQNIGWQDWVSDGAEAGTDGKGLRVEALRIKIVKNNDTPASSISLSKSTDSLKVGDTDTLSATLSNNANSKNITWTSSDSSIVSVDNNGKITALKEGTANVTASSDGKTASCAVTVAKAATTDTAPSLSYSAHVQNIGWQTPVTDGMEVGTDGKGLRVEAFKLNLLNAPAGAKITYQAHVQNIGWQDWVSNGAEAGTDGKGLRVEALRIKLENMPGYSIEYQAHVQNIGWQNWVNDGEEAGTDGQGLRVEALRIRIVKSVPVDSISLNKQTDTIAVGNSDTLSAAVAPTNSTFVWTSSDSSIASVDASGKVTGIKAGTATITASSLDGKKTASCSVTVADKTVVTFKDPVLEQAVRKEINKTTGQLYNTDVNKITSLGIIKDTVINSLDGIEQLSNLKQLWLNYGNVTDLTPISKLSNLKILSLNGDTDIDISPIGNLTNLNQLDIGESKISNINVLNKLNNLNYLILDKNTSIKDFSPLGSLTNLTLLQASYCNFSDLTPLAKMKNLSRVSLNYNNITSIEPLKSSTNLVDLVLSGNKISDITPVANLTNLESISLSYNQVNNISSLAKLTKLKSLMLDHTGISDISSLSGLTNLNYLGVQDNNIEDITSLKNLTNLANLKISQNKISNVDAIGNLTNLTLLDMNNNQISNINAIKNSTKLISLSMHHNKVSDISALSKLTNLESLNLGNNPINDVTPLKDLSHLYEVDLTTSQANIDYLNSVLRLGHAYNNKNQDN; from the coding sequence TTGAACAGATTTAAAATTAAGTATTTATTAGCTACACTAGCGTGTTTTGTATCTTTCTCTGCTTTTACTTGTACATCTTCTGTTAAAGCAGACACTACTGATACTACTCCACACGTAACCTACGATGCTCATGTCGAAAACATTGGGTGGCAGGACCCTTGGTCTAAAGATGGTGCTGAAATCGGTACTGACGGCAAAGGTCTTCGTGTTGAAGCTCTCAAAATAAAGCTTTTAAATGCACCAGCTGGTGCTAAAATAAGCTATCAGGCTCATGTTCAAAATGTTGGCTGGCAAGATTGGGTATCTGATGGCACTGAAGCTGGTACCGACGGTAAAGGTCTTCGTGTTGAAGCTCTTAAAATAAAACTCGAAAACATGCCTGGCTACTCAATTCAATACCAAGCTCATGTTCAAAACATAGGTTGGCAAGATTGGGTATCTGACGGTGCTGAAGCTGGTACTGACGGCAAAGGTCTTCGTGTTGAGGCTCTTAGAATTAAAATCGTTAAGAATAATGATACCCCAGCGTCTTCAATTAGCCTTAGTAAGTCTACAGACAGCTTAAAGGTTGGAGATACTGATACATTATCTGCTACTCTTTCTAATAATGCAAACAGTAAAAACATAACTTGGACTTCTTCTGATTCCAGCATTGTTTCTGTTGACAATAACGGTAAAATAACCGCCTTAAAGGAAGGTACTGCCAATGTAACTGCTTCCTCTGACGGAAAAACAGCTTCCTGTGCAGTAACTGTTGCAAAAGCTGCAACTACTGACACTGCACCTTCTTTATCTTACTCTGCTCATGTTCAAAATATAGGCTGGCAAACTCCAGTAACTGACGGTATGGAGGTTGGAACTGATGGTAAGGGTCTTCGTGTTGAAGCCTTTAAACTAAACCTATTAAATGCACCAGCCGGTGCTAAAATAACTTATCAGGCTCATGTTCAAAATATTGGCTGGCAGGACTGGGTTAGTAACGGCGCTGAAGCTGGTACTGACGGCAAAGGTCTTCGTGTTGAAGCTCTTAGAATAAAGCTTGAAAACATGCCTGGTTATTCAATAGAGTATCAAGCTCATGTTCAAAATATTGGTTGGCAAAATTGGGTTAATGATGGTGAAGAAGCTGGTACTGATGGACAAGGTCTTAGAGTTGAAGCTCTTAGAATTAGAATTGTTAAATCCGTACCTGTAGATTCTATTTCCTTAAACAAGCAGACAGATACTATAGCTGTAGGAAACTCTGATACATTATCTGCTGCTGTAGCTCCAACTAACAGCACTTTTGTTTGGACTTCTTCTGACAGCAGTATTGCATCAGTCGATGCCTCAGGTAAAGTTACTGGTATTAAAGCTGGAACAGCCACTATTACTGCTTCATCTCTTGATGGTAAAAAAACAGCTTCTTGTTCTGTAACTGTAGCTGATAAAACTGTAGTCACTTTTAAAGATCCAGTTTTGGAGCAAGCTGTAAGAAAAGAAATAAACAAAACTACAGGACAACTATATAATACTGATGTTAATAAGATAACTTCCTTAGGGATTATAAAAGATACAGTTATAAATTCTTTAGATGGAATTGAGCAGCTTTCAAACCTTAAACAACTGTGGTTAAACTATGGAAATGTAACTGACCTTACCCCTATTAGTAAGCTAAGCAATCTAAAAATATTATCTTTAAATGGTGATACTGATATTGATATTAGTCCTATTGGTAATCTAACTAACCTAAACCAATTAGATATAGGCGAAAGTAAAATTAGTAATATTAACGTTCTAAATAAACTAAACAACTTAAATTATTTAATTCTAGATAAGAATACTTCAATTAAAGATTTTAGCCCTTTGGGTAGTTTAACTAATCTAACACTGTTGCAGGCAAGTTATTGTAATTTTTCCGATCTTACTCCTCTAGCTAAAATGAAGAATTTAAGTAGAGTAAGTTTAAATTACAATAACATTACAAGTATTGAACCTTTAAAGTCTTCAACAAACTTAGTGGATTTAGTTTTGAGCGGAAATAAAATTAGTGATATTACTCCAGTAGCTAATTTAACTAATTTAGAGTCTATTTCATTAAGCTATAATCAAGTTAACAATATTTCCTCTTTAGCTAAATTAACTAAACTAAAATCTCTTATGCTTGATCATACTGGCATTAGTGATATTAGCTCCTTATCAGGTTTAACTAATTTAAATTACCTTGGAGTTCAAGACAACAATATAGAAGATATTACTAGTCTTAAGAATTTAACTAATTTAGCTAATTTAAAAATATCCCAAAACAAAATAAGTAATGTTGATGCTATAGGTAATCTAACCAATCTTACTCTTCTTGATATGAATAACAATCAAATTAGTAATATTAATGCTATTAAAAATTCAACTAAACTTATTTCGTTATCTATGCATCACAATAAAGTAAGTGATATCAGTGCTTTATCTAAATTAACTAATTTGGAATCTCTTAATTTAGGTAATAATCCTATTAACGATGTTACTCCTCTAAAGGATTTATCACATTTATACGAAGTAGATTTAACAACAAGTCAAGCAAATATAGATTATTTAAATTCTGTTTTGCGTCTTGGTCATGCATACAATAACAAAAATCAAGATAATTAA
- a CDS encoding Ig-like domain-containing protein — translation MNRFKIKYLLATLACFVSFSAFTCTASVKADTTDTTPHVTYDAHVENIGWQDPWSKDGAEIGTDGKGLRVEALKIKLLNAPAGAKISYQAHVQNVGWQDWVSDGTEAGTDGKGLRVEALKIKLENMPGYSIQYQAHVQNIGWQDWVSDGAEAGTDGKGLRVEALRIKIVKNDTPASSISLSKSTDSLKVGDTDTLSASLSNNANSRNITWTSSDSSIVSVDNNGKITALKEGTANVTASSDGKTASCAVTVAKAAATDTAPSLSYSAHVQNIGWQTPVTDGMEVGTDGKGLRVEAFKLNLLNAPAGAKITYQAHVQNIGWQDWVSNGAEAGTDGKGLRVEALRIKLENMPGYSIQYQAHVQNIGWQNWVNDGEEAGTDGQGLRVEALRIRIVKSVPVDSISLNKQTDTIAVGNSDTLSAAVAPTNGTFVWTSSDSSIASVDASGKVTGIKAGTATINASSLDGKKAASCSVTVTAPEPSIEYSSCFESAGWENTVKDGAESGIGGRPLDLKGLKINLKNAPAGASVAYKLYSNHGIIEANDGKELIYNGQASIYAFSVELKNMPGYSVEYEPYFSQTGWGYWMSDGAYIYAGRTPLPIEAIKIKLVKESQVPQPAPIASIQIPKTNYNITAGDSTRIDYSVSPSDYKNKISWTSSDPSIVSADDYGFIKGIKPGSATITATSLDDSSKKASCTVTVDAPILVNSVTLNKTNLTLGINNYEDLSATINPKNAHDNWVYWSSSDDSIASVTYDDSEASATYDGRITGKKAGTATITATSLDGKKASCIVTVLDKTILDSITSDKSDISLDIGFVNKLEYTTNPNIAPKSIKWSSSDKSIASVNDDGYVTGEKTGTAVITGTIAGKTVYYTVHVGTYKAPYLSFKNIYLWASISQALSAAGLTETQSSSLPLLEKVDAHGEYTDVPPTHSYDINDLSGIEQFTGIKNLNLSYNNISDITPLKSLTKLETLEIDRNPVTDISALKDLKNLKSLTLTYKHNDPITNMEILSTLPNLKELIILDGYVTDEDLQHLKSILPNCSIKVEYK, via the coding sequence TTGAACAGATTTAAAATTAAGTATTTATTAGCTACACTAGCGTGTTTTGTATCTTTCTCTGCTTTTACTTGTACAGCTTCTGTTAAAGCAGACACTACTGATACTACTCCACACGTAACCTACGATGCTCATGTCGAAAACATTGGGTGGCAGGACCCTTGGTCTAAAGATGGTGCTGAAATCGGTACTGACGGCAAAGGTCTTCGTGTTGAAGCTCTCAAAATAAAGCTCTTAAATGCACCAGCTGGTGCTAAAATAAGCTATCAGGCTCATGTGCAAAATGTTGGCTGGCAAGATTGGGTATCTGATGGCACTGAAGCTGGTACTGACGGTAAAGGTCTTCGTGTTGAAGCTCTTAAAATAAAACTCGAAAACATGCCTGGTTATTCAATTCAATACCAAGCTCATGTTCAAAACATAGGTTGGCAAGATTGGGTATCTGACGGTGCTGAAGCTGGTACTGACGGCAAAGGTCTTCGTGTTGAAGCTCTTAGAATTAAAATCGTTAAGAATGATACTCCAGCGTCTTCAATTAGTCTTAGTAAGTCTACAGACAGCTTAAAGGTTGGAGATACTGACACATTATCTGCATCTCTTTCTAATAATGCAAACAGCAGAAACATAACTTGGACTTCTTCTGATTCCAGCATTGTTTCTGTTGACAATAACGGTAAAATAACTGCCTTAAAGGAAGGTACTGCCAATGTAACTGCTTCCTCTGACGGAAAAACAGCTTCCTGTGCAGTAACCGTTGCAAAAGCTGCAGCCACTGACACTGCACCTTCTTTATCTTACTCTGCTCATGTTCAAAATATAGGCTGGCAAACTCCAGTAACTGACGGTATGGAGGTTGGAACTGATGGTAAGGGTCTTCGTGTTGAAGCCTTTAAACTAAACCTATTAAATGCACCAGCCGGTGCTAAAATAACTTATCAGGCTCATGTTCAAAATATTGGCTGGCAGGACTGGGTTAGTAACGGTGCTGAAGCTGGTACTGACGGCAAAGGTCTTCGTGTTGAAGCTCTTAGAATAAAGCTTGAAAACATGCCTGGTTATTCAATTCAATACCAAGCTCATGTTCAAAATATTGGTTGGCAAAATTGGGTTAATGATGGTGAAGAAGCTGGTACTGATGGACAAGGTCTTAGAGTTGAAGCTCTTAGAATTAGAATTGTTAAATCCGTACCTGTAGATTCTATTTCCTTAAACAAGCAGACAGATACTATAGCTGTAGGAAACTCTGATACATTGTCTGCTGCTGTAGCTCCAACTAACGGCACTTTTGTTTGGACTTCTTCTGACAGCAGTATTGCATCAGTTGATGCCTCAGGTAAAGTTACTGGTATTAAAGCTGGAACAGCTACCATTAATGCTTCATCTCTTGACGGTAAAAAAGCAGCTTCTTGTTCTGTAACTGTAACTGCACCTGAGCCTTCTATAGAATACAGTTCTTGTTTTGAAAGTGCTGGATGGGAAAATACAGTTAAAGACGGGGCTGAATCTGGTATTGGAGGAAGACCTCTTGATCTTAAAGGTTTGAAAATCAATTTAAAGAATGCACCAGCAGGAGCTAGCGTTGCATATAAATTATATTCAAACCACGGTATAATTGAAGCTAATGACGGTAAGGAACTTATTTATAATGGTCAGGCCAGCATATATGCTTTCTCAGTAGAGTTAAAAAACATGCCTGGATATTCAGTTGAATATGAACCATACTTCTCTCAAACTGGATGGGGTTATTGGATGTCTGACGGAGCCTATATTTATGCTGGACGTACACCCCTTCCAATTGAGGCCATTAAAATTAAGCTTGTTAAAGAAAGCCAAGTTCCACAACCTGCACCTATAGCTTCCATTCAAATACCTAAAACAAACTATAACATAACCGCTGGAGATTCAACTCGTATAGATTACTCAGTTTCTCCATCAGACTATAAAAATAAAATATCCTGGACTTCTTCTGATCCAAGTATAGTTTCTGCAGATGATTATGGTTTTATAAAAGGCATAAAACCAGGAAGTGCTACTATAACTGCAACTTCACTTGATGATAGCAGCAAAAAAGCTTCTTGCACTGTAACTGTAGATGCACCTATACTTGTGAATTCAGTTACTTTAAATAAAACTAATCTTACATTAGGAATTAATAATTATGAAGATTTAAGTGCCACAATTAATCCTAAAAATGCTCACGATAACTGGGTTTATTGGTCCTCTTCTGATGACAGTATAGCATCTGTTACTTATGATGACAGTGAAGCATCTGCTACTTATGATGGCAGGATTACTGGAAAAAAAGCAGGTACTGCTACTATAACTGCAACTTCACTTGATGGCAAAAAAGCTTCTTGCATTGTAACTGTATTAGATAAAACCATACTTGATTCAATAACCTCAGATAAATCTGATATTTCTTTAGATATAGGCTTTGTTAATAAATTAGAATATACAACTAATCCAAATATAGCACCTAAAAGCATTAAATGGAGTTCATCTGACAAAAGCATAGCATCTGTTAATGATGACGGTTATGTTACTGGAGAAAAAACAGGAACTGCCGTTATAACTGGCACTATTGCAGGAAAAACTGTTTACTATACGGTTCATGTAGGCACTTATAAAGCTCCTTACTTATCTTTTAAAAATATATATTTATGGGCATCAATATCTCAAGCATTATCTGCAGCAGGTTTAACAGAAACTCAGTCTAGTTCGTTGCCTCTTTTAGAAAAAGTTGATGCCCATGGAGAATATACGGATGTTCCTCCAACTCACTCATATGATATAAATGATTTGTCTGGAATAGAACAATTTACAGGGATTAAGAATTTAAACCTCAGCTATAACAATATATCAGATATTACTCCACTTAAAAGCTTAACAAAGTTAGAAACCTTAGAAATAGATCGTAATCCAGTTACGGATATTAGTGCTCTTAAGGATCTAAAAAATCTAAAATCTCTAACTTTAACTTACAAGCACAATGATCCTATAACTAATATGGAGATTTTAAGCACCCTACCTAATTTAAAAGAACTCATAATTCTTGACGGATACGTAACAGATGAAGATCTACAGCATTTAAAATCCATTTTACCTAACTGTTCAATAAAGGTTGAATACAAGTAA
- a CDS encoding ribonucleotide-diphosphate reductase subunit beta, with translation MAITRRPLFNENGDTETSKKKIVNGNTTNLNDFNNMKYTWVSDWYRQGMNNFWIPEEINLSQDLKDYGKLTDNERTAYDKILSFLIFLDSVQTANLGNINDYITASEVNLCLTIQAFQEAVHSQSYSYMLDTICSPEKRNEILFQWKDDEVLLSRNKFIGDIYNNFVEEPSDENFLKAIMGNYVLEGIYFYSGFMFFYNLERNGKMPGSAQEIRYINRDENTHLWLFRNIIKELQKEEPDMFTEEIKKELKDMVKTGVENEITWGHYVIGDNIQGINKKLIEDYIKYLGNRRLEAIGFEPIYEGYDENPALWVDIYADANSVKTDFFEAKSTAYAKASTLVDDL, from the coding sequence TTGGCAATAACAAGAAGACCGCTTTTTAATGAGAATGGTGATACGGAAACTAGTAAAAAGAAGATAGTAAATGGAAATACAACAAATCTAAATGATTTTAATAATATGAAATATACTTGGGTATCAGATTGGTATAGACAGGGAATGAATAACTTTTGGATACCAGAGGAAATAAATCTTTCACAGGATTTAAAGGACTACGGAAAGCTTACTGACAATGAAAGGACAGCCTATGATAAAATACTTTCCTTTTTAATATTTTTGGATTCTGTACAAACTGCAAATTTAGGAAATATAAATGATTATATAACTGCAAGTGAGGTTAATTTATGCCTTACAATTCAAGCTTTTCAAGAGGCTGTGCATTCTCAAAGTTATAGTTACATGCTTGATACAATATGCTCTCCTGAAAAAAGAAATGAGATATTATTTCAGTGGAAGGACGATGAAGTACTTCTTTCAAGAAATAAATTCATAGGAGATATATACAATAATTTTGTTGAAGAGCCTAGTGATGAAAATTTTCTAAAGGCTATAATGGGAAACTACGTTCTTGAAGGAATATACTTTTATTCTGGTTTTATGTTTTTCTACAACTTAGAGAGAAATGGAAAAATGCCGGGTTCTGCTCAAGAAATAAGATACATTAATAGGGATGAAAATACGCATTTATGGCTTTTTAGAAATATAATAAAGGAGCTTCAAAAGGAAGAACCTGATATGTTTACAGAAGAGATAAAAAAAGAACTTAAAGATATGGTTAAAACAGGTGTTGAAAATGAAATTACCTGGGGACATTATGTAATAGGAGATAATATCCAAGGAATAAATAAGAAACTAATTGAAGACTACATAAAGTATTTAGGAAATAGAAGGCTTGAAGCCATTGGATTTGAACCAATATATGAAGGATATGATGAAAATCCAGCCCTTTGGGTTGATATATATGCTGATGCTAATTCTGTAAAAACAGACTTTTTTGAGGCTAAATCAACAGCCTATGCAAAGGCAAGTACTTTAGTGGATGATTTATAG